A genome region from Nycticebus coucang isolate mNycCou1 chromosome 4, mNycCou1.pri, whole genome shotgun sequence includes the following:
- the LOC128583498 gene encoding calcineurin subunit B type 1-like: protein MGNEASYSLEMCSKFGADEIKTLGKRFKKLDLGSFGSLSVEEFMSLPELQQNSLVQRVIERFDTDGNGEVDFKEFIQGVSQFSVKGDKQQKLRFAFPNYDMDKDGYISNGELFQVLKMMVGNNLKDTQLQQIVDKTIINADKDGDGRISFEEFCAVVGGLDIHKEMVVDV from the coding sequence ATGGGAAATGAGGCAAGTTATTCTTTGGAAATGTGCTCAAAGTTTGGTGCAGATGAAATTAAAACGTtaggaaaaagatttaagaagcttGATTTGGGCAGTTTTGGTTCTTTGAGTGTGGAAGAGTTCATGTCTCTGCCTGAGTTACAACAGAATTCTTTAGTACAGCGAGTAATAGAGAGATTCGACACAGATGGGAATGGAGAAGtagatttcaaagaatttatcCAGGGAGTCTCTCAGTTCAGTGTCAAAGGAGATAAGCAGCAGAAGTTAAGGTTTGCTTTTCCTAACTATGACATGGATAAGGATGGCTATATTTCCAATGGGGAACTCTTCCAGGTGTTGAAGATGATGGTGGGGAACAATCTGAAAGATACACAGTTACAGCAAATCGTAGACAAAACCATAATAAATGCAGATAAGGATGGAGATGGAAGAATATCCTTTGAAGAATTCTGTGCTGTTGTAGGTGGCCTAGACATCCACAAAGAGATGGTGGTAGATGTGTGA